A genomic segment from Amycolatopsis camponoti encodes:
- a CDS encoding HEAT repeat domain-containing protein, protein MGDVDWSALEHNYGDASDVPGLLRACASPDAGTASDALADLTNKLYHQGGWVCSAAPAALPSLTDLVSDRAVHHRREVVELIRLLAGEAVTAAEKWVAPGWQRALDDARPRLLALLDDADPRVRRETTLLAAEGIRHPESELALRRRWERETDRTTRADLVLALGTVQTWAPTEALRAELVALLEDDDLHLRLAAVHALARSEPAIAASQVGMLVRAVLDPDAVLWLDSAWIGGTSATLVHTTGGLLASDPVADSVFAVGVARHGEADRRVAGLGHAQQVLSRWRTAVEGIRSLLGRGLDDDVPEVRYRAAALLACLGTEAAPYAEQLAARTADSALRDSRVRTTVGDAAVWALARQGHPDCRSGLVERLSGDRLGFDTVLAHYGREVPMLVQPAICEVLIPLREYSDVLIGPLAARRDLASNLCRVVAAWGPAAAVALPALLDAAAQDKLRPLAAKAIGAIGPAAAAAARTLRDSAAEPAVAWALWRTGADPDLGLHSLTRQLTQPRPGHVAIALSADLGSEAAACVDALRALTRSTEDWTRTEAAHALWRVTGDPAGAVTVLTELAEPLARGECLPAGIAALRYLADIGVVDGRVRAVAQAIADNPRRIACNGGWRTFSEDEQIRAAASALMD, encoded by the coding sequence CGCTGCCGTCGCTGACCGATCTCGTGTCGGACCGTGCCGTGCACCACCGGCGCGAAGTGGTTGAACTGATTCGTCTGCTGGCCGGTGAGGCCGTCACCGCGGCCGAAAAGTGGGTGGCCCCAGGCTGGCAGCGGGCACTGGACGACGCGAGACCGCGGTTGCTCGCACTGCTGGACGACGCGGATCCGCGCGTACGCCGGGAAACGACCCTGTTGGCGGCTGAGGGCATCCGGCACCCGGAGTCGGAGCTGGCGCTGCGCCGCAGATGGGAGCGGGAAACCGACCGCACCACCCGTGCCGACCTCGTGCTCGCGTTGGGCACTGTGCAGACCTGGGCCCCGACCGAGGCATTGCGTGCCGAACTGGTGGCACTGCTGGAAGATGACGACCTGCACCTGCGCTTGGCCGCCGTGCACGCGTTGGCCAGGTCCGAACCCGCCATCGCGGCAAGTCAGGTCGGCATGCTGGTACGGGCCGTGCTGGATCCGGACGCCGTGCTGTGGCTGGACTCCGCCTGGATCGGGGGCACGTCCGCCACGCTCGTGCACACGACAGGCGGACTGCTGGCCTCCGACCCGGTCGCGGACAGCGTGTTCGCGGTCGGGGTCGCTCGACACGGAGAGGCCGATCGGCGGGTGGCCGGCCTGGGACACGCCCAGCAGGTGCTCTCCCGGTGGCGCACCGCCGTGGAAGGGATCCGGTCGTTGTTGGGCAGGGGCCTGGACGACGACGTACCCGAAGTCCGTTATCGCGCGGCGGCTCTGTTGGCCTGCCTGGGCACGGAGGCCGCACCCTACGCGGAACAACTGGCTGCCCGCACCGCGGATTCGGCCTTGCGTGACTCCCGTGTCCGGACCACGGTCGGTGATGCGGCGGTGTGGGCGTTGGCCCGGCAAGGCCATCCGGACTGCCGGTCAGGCCTGGTGGAACGACTGTCCGGTGACAGGCTCGGGTTCGACACCGTGCTCGCTCACTACGGGCGGGAAGTCCCCATGCTGGTTCAGCCCGCGATCTGCGAAGTGCTGATCCCGTTGCGTGAGTACAGTGACGTTCTCATCGGCCCGCTCGCCGCTCGGCGCGACCTGGCGTCGAACTTGTGCAGGGTGGTCGCGGCCTGGGGGCCGGCCGCGGCGGTGGCTCTGCCCGCCCTCCTCGACGCGGCCGCGCAGGACAAGCTGCGGCCCTTGGCGGCGAAGGCGATCGGCGCCATCGGGCCGGCCGCGGCGGCCGCGGCGAGAACGTTGCGTGACAGCGCCGCCGAGCCGGCCGTGGCGTGGGCGCTGTGGCGTACCGGCGCGGACCCTGACCTCGGCCTCCACTCGCTGACCCGGCAGCTCACCCAACCCCGGCCGGGACACGTGGCCATCGCGCTGTCGGCTGACCTCGGCTCCGAAGCGGCGGCGTGTGTCGACGCGCTGCGTGCGTTGACCCGCTCCACCGAGGACTGGACCCGGACCGAGGCCGCCCACGCGCTGTGGCGGGTCACCGGCGACCCGGCCGGAGCCGTCACCGTCCTGACCGAGCTGGCGGAGCCGCTCGCCCGGGGCGAGTGCCTGCCGGCCGGCATCGCGGCATTGCGCTATCTCGCCGACATCGGTGTGGTCGACGGCCGAGTGCGAGCTGTGGCACAGGCGATCGCCGACAATCCGCGCCGCATCGCCTGCAACGGAGGGTGGCGCACCTTCAGCGAGGATGAGCAGATCAGGGCTGCGGCTTCCGCGCTCATGGACTGA